In the Harmonia axyridis chromosome 3, icHarAxyr1.1, whole genome shotgun sequence genome, one interval contains:
- the LOC123674805 gene encoding transmembrane protein 64 has product MHKIDIDEFSDTEIGEVEITKKLLTKKPTNICYTSLRRIIAVITTVIVLLSVVFLLRYYMRFLLLWLEHQDGTVKMVAIVILFCMVALPISIGYLVLVCTSGYLYGFCFGLPLVVFGANFGLLVANIILRNIGHHPVVLRMTENPTAQAIKRLISGPSSFKIVLCARVTPIPFGLQNTIFALSNVNPRIYHLASLVGLFPTQILGVYLGSTLRAMQDAWEHKNFSTSAYVVITIQLVMDSLMMMWVGYKARKELAKVLSDADNVGPILM; this is encoded by the exons ATGCATAAAATAGATATAGATGAATTCAGTGATACTGAAATCGGTGAAGtcgaaattacaaaaaaattattgaccaAAAAACCGACTAATATATGCTACACTTCGCTAAGGAGAATCATTGCTGTAATAACAACAGTGATTGTTCTGTTGTCAGTGGTATTTTTACTGAGATATTATATGAGATTTCTCTTATTATGGCTAGAACATCAAGATGGAACAGTCAAAATGGTAGCAATAGTGATTTTATTTTGTATGGTTGCCTTGCCAATATCGATTGGTTATCTTGTTTTGGTTTGTACTTCAGGATACCTCTATGGTTTTTGTTTTGGACTTCCACTAGTAGTTTTTGGAGCCAACTTCGGATTACTAGTTGCTAACATTATTCTTAGAAATATAGGACATCATCCAGTTGTTTTAAGAATGACAGAAAATCCAACAGCTCAAGCTATTAAAAGACTTATATCAGGACCTTCCAGTTTCAAGATTGTTTTATGCGCTAGAGTGACCCCAATTCCATTTGGTTTACAGAACACCATATTTGCT ctgaGTAATGTCAATCCAAGAATATATCACCTGGCTTCCTTAGTTGGACTATTCCCAACCCAAATTTTAGGAGTTTATTTGGGCAGTACTCTGAGAGCAATGCAAGATGCTTGGGAACACAAAAATTTCTCAACTTCTGCATATGTTGTGATCACCATTCAG CTCGTTATGGATAGTTTGATGATGATGTGGGTTGGATACAAAGCAAGAAAGGAATTGGCAAAAGTTTTATCAGATGCAGATAATGTTGGACCAATTTTGATGTGA